A genomic segment from Necator americanus strain Aroian chromosome III, whole genome shotgun sequence encodes:
- a CDS encoding hypothetical protein (NECATOR_CHRIII.G10312.T2) → MGGVSKGFNTLLAATLQPSASEEAARASRRHVLSAASRSSARQVAFFPLATRPSPVHRGGQYDLDHMVAILLANDTCAVSDRRLRRDASVKEMAGCGNSRGDW, encoded by the exons atgggtggtgtcagcaagggtttcaaCACGCTcttagccgctacgctccagccAAGTGCTTCGGAAGAAGCTGC AAGAGCGAGTCGCCGACACGTCCTTTCGGCCGCGTCACGGTCCTCAGCGCGACAAGTCGCGTTCTTCCCGCTCGCAACTCGCCCGTCTCCCGTTCATCGCGGTGGACAG TATGATCTCGACCATATGGTCGCGATACTACTCGCGAACGACACCTGCGCCGTATCCGATCGGCGTTTACGACGTGATGCTAGCGTGAAGGAAATGGCTGGATGTGGAAACAGCCGTGGAGACTGGTAG
- a CDS encoding hypothetical protein (NECATOR_CHRIII.G10312.T3), with the protein MATTSSGSYSRLLLLFIFDRESGFYMLQIFVPAALVVVISWVSFWISRDSAPSRTIIGTMTVLTETHLMTGTNRRLPPVAYVKAVDVYLGFCYLLVVLALIEYACVAYSKKKNEDRRRREKKSEHKPTPPTPDLLHDARLAECTCNAAPTSIIAVIKQPNRFCVRHSHIDIVSRVVFPVTFLIFNVFFWVILLAKAKRLPYFSSVSADRC; encoded by the exons ATGGCTACTACATCTTCTG GCTCATACTCTCGTTTGCTTCTCCTCTTCATATTCGATCGAGAAAGCGGTTTCTACATGCTTCAAATCTTTGTGCCAGCTGCGCTTGTCGTCGTTATTTCATGG GTATCATTCTGGATTTCACGTGATTCCGCACCTTCACGAACTATCATCGGTACAATGACGGTGCTGACGGAAACTCATTTGATGACTGGCACAAATCGACGTCTGCCGCCAGTTGCCTATGTGAAAGCTGTCGACGTGTACCTGGGTTTTTGCTACCTGCTGGTTGTCCTCGCTCTAATAGAGTACGCTTGTGTGGCATATTCAAAG aaaaagaatgaggaCAGAAGACGACGTGAAAAGAAGAGCGAGCATAAGCCAACACCACCAACGCCAGATTTACTACACG ATGCCCGTCTTGCTGAGTGCACGTGTAATGCTGCACCCACCTCAATCATCGCCGTAATCAAGCAGCCGAATCGTTTCTGCGTTCGACATTCTCACATCGACATTGTCAGTCGGGTCGTGTTTCCAGTCACG tttctcaTCTTCAACGTGTTCTTCTGGGTGATACTTTTGGCCAAAGCAAAACGCCTGCCGTATTTTAGCTCTGTATCTGCAGATCGTTGTTGA
- a CDS encoding hypothetical protein (NECATOR_CHRIII.G10312.T1), whose product MVAILLANDTCAVSDRRLRRDASVKEMAGCGNSRGDWLILSFASPLHIRSRKRFLHASNLCASCACRRYFMGKFRIHFRREVHKDKKKNEDRRRREKKSEHKPTPPTPDLLHGKLIRRRPGDYPITLRTHCGRKPRACLSKIKKLRKSWNQLAIYANYYAM is encoded by the exons ATGGTCGCGATACTACTCGCGAACGACACCTGCGCCGTATCCGATCGGCGTTTACGACGTGATGCTAGCGTGAAGGAAATGGCTGGATGTGGAAACAGCCGTGGAGACTG GCTCATACTCTCGTTTGCTTCTCCTCTTCATATTCGATCGAGAAAGCGGTTTCTACATGCTTCAAATCTTTGTGCCAGCTGCGCTTGTCGTCGTTATTTCATGGGTAAATTCAGGATCCACTTTCGAAGAGAAGTGCACAAGGATAAG aaaaagaatgaggaCAGAAGACGACGTGAAAAGAAGAGCGAGCATAAGCCAACACCACCAACGCCAGATTTACTACACG GTAAACTAATCCGTCGACGCCCCGGAGATTATCCAATCACCTTACGAACTCACTGTGGACGAAAACCACGAGCTTGTCTCAGCAAGATTAAGAAGTTAAGGAAGTCGTGGAATCAGCTCGCGATTTATGCTAACTACTATGCTATGTAG